Below is a genomic region from Rhinatrema bivittatum chromosome 8, aRhiBiv1.1, whole genome shotgun sequence.
TTctatccaccacctccactgccacttcatgcatccatcagaaatatttcctgatgttgaccTTGAGTCCACCCCACTGGAACCTCACATCAtggcctcttgttctagagcattctttcctctaAATAAAAGATTTCTTTTTGATCCTAATTTATACCATTGAGATCTTTTCATGTCTTTTTTATCATGCACCCCTTATCTTTCTTCTCCTCTCGAGTATACCTAATTGAGGTctttaagtctcatctcatatgactTTTGGTGCAGACCTTGTACCGTTTTGGCCTTCTCCTAGACCATCTCCAGCCTCTCTATATGTTTTTGCAGGTATGGCCTCTagaattgtacataatattcAGCTCTCACCAATGGGGTGTCCAGAGGTATTATCATCTTTATTGAAGCACAACAgacatgccatgctgagtcagaccaaaggtccactgagcccagcatcctgtccccagCAATGACCATTCTgggtcacgagtacctggcagatcccagagAGTAGaaccattccttgttgctcactcccacgTTTAAGTGGTAGCATTCcccagtctacctggctaataatggtttaaagACTTTTCCTCTAGTATACCTTTCCCTATGCACTCTGGCATCCGTCTGGCTCTGGCCACCTCCCTATCACACTGTTTCACTAGCTTGAGATCATTAGGCAGGTGTGGGCTTGAAACCTGGATCACATGTCTGCTCCAGAGGCCGGTTGTGCTGTCAGAGTAATATCTACGCATGCTGGAAGGAGGAAAGGGTTGAATTAAGCTTACATCTCCTGAGGAAGCATTTAGCAAAATGCACAACAAAGACAGCATCTGTGAAATCTGGCTGGGTTTTGAACACTAAGACAGATTTGGAGCACTAAGACACATCTTGCATTTCCACCACAGATGTCTCCAAATGTCCCATTAAAATTGTTTATAGAAGATGGCCAGAGTTAATGCGGCACCTAATGAACATCCAGGAAGCAGCCTTGGAGACACCTGCAGCCTACTCCACCACAGTATAAAGGTCAAAGCTGgaccctatcaattaaaaagcagaatgaaaatacaaacaaaaatcacactttgaaatgtttgtatgctaataccagaagtctaagaagtaagatggaagagttagactgtatagcagtgaatgatgacatagacttaattggcatctcagagacatagtggaaagaggataaccaatgggaaagtgctacatcggggtacaaattatatcacaatgacagaagAGCATCTAGgaggtggggtggcgctttatgtccgggatagcatgagactaaatgcacaatcaaatctttatgagtagaaatcccttatgtgttggggaatagtatagtgataggagttactaccttccacctggtcaagatggtgagatggacagtgaaatgctaagagaaattagggaagctaaccaaattggtagtgcagtaataatgagtgatttcaattaccccagtattgactgggtaaatgtaacatcaggtcatgctagagagataaaattcctggatggaataaatgacagttttattgagcaataggttcaggaaccaatgagagagacagcaattttagatctaattctcagcggagcacaggatttggtgagagaggtaacgatggtggggccgcttggcaatagtgatcataatatgatcaaattagaattaatgactggaagggggacagtaagcaaatccatggctctactgctaaactttcaaaagggaaactttgataaaatgaaaaaaaaaatagaaaaaaactgaaaggagcagctacaaaggtaaaaagtgtgcaagaggcgtggacattgttaaaaaaataccatcctagaagcacagtccagatatattccacacattaagaaaggtggaaggaaggcaaaacgattaccagcatggttaaaaggtgaggtgaaagaggctattttagccaaaagatcttcataaaaaaattggaagaaggatccaacagaagaaaatagggtaaagcataagtgttggcaagttaaatgtaagacattgataagacaggctaagagagaatttgaaaagaagttggccgtagaggcaaaaactcacagtaaaactttttaaaatatatctgaagcagaaagcctgcgagggagtcagttggactgttagatgatcgaggggttaaaggggcacttagagaagattattgctgaaagattaaacgatttctttgcttcgaggtttactaaagaggatgttggggagatacctgttccagaaaaggttttcatgggtaatgattcagatggactgaaccaaatcacgctaaacctagaagatgtggtaggcctgattgacaaactgaagaatagaaaatcccctggaccagatggtatacaccccagggttccgaaggaactaaaaaatgaaatttcagatctattagtaaaaatgtgtaacctgaagactggatggtggctaatgtaaccccaatatttaaaaagggctccaggggcaatccgggaaactacggACCAtgtagcctgacttcagtgccaggaaaaatagtagaaagtgttctaaagatcaaaatcacagaacatatagaaacacatggtttaatggaacaaagtcagcatggctttacccaaggcaagacttgccttacaaatctgcttcacttttttgaaggggttaataaacatgtagacaaggtgaaccggtagatgtagtgtatttggattttcagaaggcattttacaaagttcctcatgagaggcttctaagaaaaataaaaagtcatggaataggtggtgatgtcctttcgtggattgcaaactggctaaaagacaggaaacagagagtaggattaaatggacaattttctcagtggagggggatgggcagtggagtgcctcggggatctgtcctggaacccgtgcttttcaatatatttataaatgatctggaaaggaatacaacgagtgaggtaatcaaatttgcagatgatacaaaattattcaaagtagttaaatcacaagcggattgtgataaattgcaggaggaccagtgagactggaaaattgggcatccaaatggcagatgaaatttaatgtggataagtgcaagatgatgcatatagggaaaaataacccatgctatagttacacaatgttaggttccatattaggagctaccacccaagaaagagatctaggcttcatagtggataatacattgaaatcgtcagctctgtgtgctgcagtagtcaaaaaagcaaacagaatgttgggaattattagaaagggaatggtgaataaaatgaaaaatgtcataatgcctctgtatcgctccatggtgagaccgcgccttgaatactgtgtacaattctggacgccacatctcaaaaaagatataactgcgatggagaaggtacagagaagggcgaccaaaatgataagcggaatggaacatctcccctatgaggaaaaactaaagaggtaggtcttttcagcttggagaagagatggctgaggggggatatgatagaggtgcttaaaatcatgagaggtctagaatgggtaaatgtgaatcggttatttactctcggataatagaaagactagggggcactccatgaagttagcatgtggcacatttaaaactaatcggagaaagttcttttttactcaatgcacaattaagctctagaatttgttgccagaggatgtggttagtgcagttagtgtggctggatttaaaaaaggtatggataagttcttggaggagaagtccattacctgctattaatcaagttgacttagaaaatggccactgctattactagcatcagtagcatgggatagacttagtttttgggtacttgccaggtacttatggcctggattggccactgttggaagtaggatgctgggcttgatggacccttggtctgacccagtatggcatgttcttatgttcttaatactggATTCTCCCTATTGAGAACCAAGTGGGAAGGGGTGATTAGAAAGGTCATGAGTGATGAGAGCCAGGAGTAAGGAGAGATGTCTTGCATGATGACTCTCTAACGAGAGAGTCAGTGGGGAAGGAGTAATGACAAAACCTAGAGATGACAAATGGAAACAACCAGAATGGAAAGTGACCTCAGACATTAGATAGAATGTAAAAGCAGACACGCAGAGTTGTTTTCTACTTTATCTTAGAAACATGGTTAATAcactagtgaaaaaaaaagaaatcctaggAGCCTGTTATGGAGGGAGCGGTCCTTGCTTTGGTGGAATGCGGGTCATTTCTTGGCAGCCTCTTCTGGTTTCTTGGCCTCGGTTGGTCCGATCTCTGCGCGGCTTTCGAAGGTGACTGGAATAGTAATTTCAGTGGACTGGACAGCTGGCTTTGGGAGCGGGGCCTCCACTGTTAGCGTGCCGTCGGGCGACAGGGATGAGACCACCAGGCTAGCATCCACGCCTAGGGgcagactggaagagagagagagagagcaatgtaAGCAGTGAGTCCCATGGAGTAACGTGCCTTGGAGGACTCCCCGCAGGACCAAGTCCTTTTGccctcctttggtaaatcagctccTTTTTCAGTGTCTGGCACGAGATGTTAGCTAGGTCTTTGGATTCATTGCTGGCTGGAAGAGTTGTGTTGGAGATTTCAGGCTCGTGATATATTCCCCAGGATTCATGGAGCACAACAGTCTCTCACACAGGGGCCACTCTTATTAGCAGAGAAAACTGGAGGATACTCTGCAGTGGAAGGCATTCTGAGGTAAAGCATACATTGCATTAACACTGCAGAAAGACAGGATTAAGATTGCATTAAGAAGTAGAATGTGGAGTGACTATTATATGGCACCGATAACACTGAaaaggggctgatttactaaaggAATGTACACTGCATCGATAACACTGAAAAGAGGCTGATTTACTAAAGGAATGTATACTGCATCGATAACACTGAaaaggggctgatttaccaaaggaatgTACACTGCATCGATAACACTGGAAAgaggctgatttaccaaaggaatgTACACTGCATCGATAACACTGGAAAgaggctgatttaccaaaggaatgTACACTGCATCGATAACACTGGAAAGAGGCTGATTAACCAAAGCATATGTTCCTAGAGCAGCAAAATTCCTCCCCTGCTTTGTGCCCCCGCCCCCTATGGACTTCCAATCCAAGTCAATTCCCTCCGACTGCCCCCCACACCCAACCTCAGAGCTCTGGCATCACCAGAAGGCAGTGGGCGCGGGGGCTGAATTAGCTGTGGCCCCATGCTCGCAGGCATTACAATAGCTCCGCCCTTCCAGGCTTCTGTACGGGAGATGGGGGCCTGTGAGTGCAGAGCTACGCACGGACTCCGTTCCCAAGCTCACTGCCTTCTGATAACAGCACTGCTGGAACCGGAGGGAGCCTCAAGCTCTTTGGGGGGACAAGAAGGTAACATAGGAATCAAATCCATTCCCGGGTCtgtagaggaaggggaggaaattGATCTTGGAGGTCCAGAGCGTCTGTGTGTGGTGATCAGAGGTGCATGGGTGGAGGGAGAATTGAAGGtctgccggggaggggggggggaattggaacTCCGAGGGAGGAGGGAGGCTCCGTGTGGTGCCCACACCAGCAGTGCCTAGGAGTGGCAAGAGACAAAAATCCATCTCTGGTGCCGAGGATGGCTTCTCTTGGTACTCACGTGTATTTTCTGGTGAAGCACCTGGAGATGAACCCGTGCTCGTCCTGTTTCTCTTCGTGTTTACCTGTAAAATAGGACAGGTTCAGGAGCCTGTTTGGTCTTTGCATTGATGGAATAGGTGCCGCAGATGCGGTGACCTCAGGCCATGAACAGCCGGCTTCCTATTTAGAACACTTAAGACAGGATTCCAGCCCCGGTCACTGAGGGCCACAGACAAAATATGCAAATTGCCATGGTTATGAGACTAAATATGTGTAGCTAtatcttatgaatattcattatggatagcctgtAAACCAGATCTATTTGTAGAGCTTCAGGAGCAGAGTCAAAGAGCCTTGCTATAAGATCtcagaggtttatttatttaatttaattgtaaTTATTTCTAAAATAATTACACCCCAATAAGTTCAGATCGGGGcacattaaaaacatacatagttCAAGTGTTAATAAAACTGTAGAAACAGACATCCAATCACCTTTGCTACAGATAATGCGTTGATATATAATATGTAGATACAAAAATTGGATAGCTGAGGACACACCCTGTTAGCATGGCGGAGAGACCAGAGACTAACTTGCTGAAGGAAAAGTATCATTAACTGAAAATGTCTCGGGGAGTTTCTTGCATGCTTTTGTGTCCTTGGTGTTACGGAGATCGGAGGGTACAGAGTTCCACAGAGCGGGATCAAAGATGGagaatgatctctctctctctcgtctcttGTCAGACGAGCTGCCTTTGGAGAGGGAATATCGAGAAGAAATTGGCTTAGAGGAGCGGAGCATGCAAAGTGGGATATGAGGGTTGAACCGGTCCATGGCGATGTGACATTATTAAGAAGACTGGCACTGTCCAACTCTCTACCTGTGGGCTCTCTGTACGACCACTGCCTCTTCTATGGCTTCGCCtgggctgtcagtgagtttgagcGGCGTGGATGCCCGTACATCTGTACTGTTCCTTTTTTTCTCATGAGAATATCGTCGTGGGAGTATGAGCGCTATCTGGCTCTGACTCACAGAGCTGTGCAGGTAGGAAGGGAGCTGGCAGTCAGAGAGCCGGACAGTGTGATTGGTGAGGGCCTTGACAGCaggaggagaaaagaggagaGCAGAGTCGGGTCAGGGCCCGGTGCCCTTCCCCCTCCTATGCCCTACACTGCACCCTagcttgcggggggggggggggggggagaggcatgTTGCTCTGCTCTTCTTGTGCCAGCAGGAATTGGGGGATCATGGTTTCAGGGGGGAGTGCATGGAGGCGGGAAGGGTCAGGAGTTGGGTGACTGCATCAGGAAAGAGAACCTGAAGGGTGGCAGAGTCCTTAGGAGGACCTGGAGGTAGGTAAACGCATTGGAAGGGGGTAGGTGAGTGCATATGAACAGGGCTGGGTGGTGAGTGAGTGTGTCAGATGGAGGTCAGGGATGGTGAGTGAGACATGAGGGAAACCTGCCAAagtggccaccagtaaaacttgGTGGCTGCACTCTGAggctataaaaaaagaaaatgttgtcAGAACCCCTCTCCTAACACTACACAGAGGTATTGACTCAGTATTAACTCAGAGGACCAAGTAACCCTTCAACatcatgctgggacactggatcaGAGGATACAGTGCCTACTAACCCCTCAGAGAGATGCTGATTCAGTAATGAATCAGAGGGCTCAGTGCGCCCTACCACCATGCTGAGCCACTGGTTAAGTACTGACTTAGCGGGATGCAGGCCTCCTACCACCTTGCGGCACTGCGAGGGAAGATTGCCGCTGACACCATGCTGGCTTAGAACTGGCTGAAAGGGAAGGGTGCTGGGACTCTGGTACCCAAAAGGGTCATGTGGAAAGGCTCCCTGTGTTGAGCCCCCCATACCATTAACCGCACATAGGATTGCTTGGGGGATCCACCAACCAGCTGTTCAGTAGGCCCTCCTAACGCTCCCCCGCTGGAGGCTGCTGCAGTGGTGGATTCCTGCCTGTGCGTATCATCAGGAGACCCCCGCTCTCACAGTCCGCGTGGCATTTTGTTTCGGAATCTAAAGAAGATCTGATTGAAGCAGTTGCCCCATGTTTTTGGTCAGTATTGGCTCTCAGGATCAATTTGCTGGCCCGCATCCAGTGGTTGTGAGAGTGATCTGGGTGTATGTGGATTTTTTTATTAGGAGGAAGTTTTTTGTTCATCCTTCCTGCCTGAGAGAGgctgaggagaggggaagaaggacggaTTTCCCCTGTTTGCAGTCCTTTTAGATCTTCCAGACTGAAAAATCCCCGTGCCATTTAAAGGGAGCTGTGGGGGAGAAGGGCTGGATACCAAATGGAATGCAGAGCTGGGAGGAGAATCTGGGAGTCCCCACTGGAGTTTCAGCCAGGAGAACGGGTGAGGGGAGTTTGAAGAATCAAGCAGGGGACCCCcaggtatttattatttatttatttatttatttattaaaggcttttatataccgaatttcttgatacaaatcaaatcaactcggtttacatcgaacaagtagaaACTATAACCAATCAAACAGTAGAGACGATTTGCaggagaataaagttacattataacaaggatgtgtaaacttggagtaggaaataagaagggggaataaagattataatatacattggagtatgcgagggaggcaaggagcagtcCTCATGATAATTTGTAAACGTTCTCTTAATAATTTATATACATGGTTTAGCGCTTGTTTATATACATAGTTGCTAGAACAGttataagtcaggctgttgggctggtATTGTGCAAGGGGGGATCCTTAAAGGATAGGAGAACCTTTTTCAGCCTACATTCCATCCAGTGGGAGACAGGAGACCCAGAGGAAAGATTAAGGGCCCACAGACACTGATCGTTTTGGACTTGGTTTACTGCTGCGATGCGACAAGAAGAAAATGTACTTGGTGCCAATTGATTTCTATTGAACAAACTGAACAGTCTATTTCTTGACCCCCGAGAGCCTACAGAGACAGACTGAAGCACATATGAACAGAAAAAGAGACTTACATGCCAGGGTTTGGTGGGACTTTACATGGACTAAGCCCTGGTATTGAGTGTGTCCCCCCTGCCTTCAGTGCTACACCTAGAAGAGGGGGGCTACATAAGTCTATAAACCTGAATGATGAAGAGCAAAGACAGTTGGAGGTAGAGTAGGTGGGAAAGGTGGTGTTGCCATTGGAAGTATCTGGGTGAACGAGGCAAGGAAGAGATATTTCAGAGGGGAATGACACTGACGTCCAGAGAGAGGAGTGATGTGGGAAAGAGATATTTAGGAGGGTGATGCTGTCGAAGTCTATGGAGGTGGGTGATGCCACTGACATCCATGTAAGCGTTTGACATGGGGAAGAGATCCTTAAGGGGCTTGTGTTATTGAATTCTATGAGGGTGTGAACTGTCAGGGGAGAGGATGTTTTAGGGCaatgatggcgaactccagtccacctcgagtgccacaaacaggcccagggtttcaggatagccacaacaGGCACCTTGGCCTGTTTGCTCTTTGTTGACCTAAAGAGTTATACACTGATGTCCCCCTcctgtctcctgctctgcctgcttTGTTCTCGGTTTTTACTTGGTTTTACTATCTCTATTTCTCTATGTGTGGATCTCATGTCCTTTTGTGCTGGATGAATGTatccaagtgtgtgtgtgtgtgtgtgtgcatgtgtatatactGTATTTGTGTCACTTTGCCATAGGTATATTTATGGTATATACTAAACTAATTCTGCATATTTCCAagtcttttgtttttcttgtgtATCGTTCTCTTTCTTCTCTTGGATTTGCCTCTCTGTATAGTGTCATAatgactctctctttctctctgtacgATGTGTGCATGACTCACATTCTCTGTtctgtgtttctctctctgtatagtacatgtgtgtgtctctctttctctctgaacGATGTGTGCATGCCTCACACTCTCTGTtctgtgtttctctctctgtacagtacatgtgtgtgtatgtctctctctctgtatgatGTGTGCATGCCTCACACTCTCTGTtctgtgtttctctctctgtatagtacatgtgtgtttctctctctgtatAGTGTAatagtgtgtgtgtctctctcattctctctgtaCGATGTGTGCATGCCTCACACTCTCTGTTCTGTGTTACTCTCCATGTAAAGTAcatgtgtgtgtctttctctttctctctgtacgATGTGTGCATGCCTCACACTCACTGTTCtatatttctctctctgtatattacactgtgtgtctctctttctctctgtacaATGTGTGCATGCCTCACATTCTTTGTtgtgtttctctctctgtatagaacatgtgtgtgtctctctctctttctctctgtacgATGTGTGCATGCCTCACACTCTCTGTtctgtgtttctctctctgtatAGTACATGTGTGTTACTCTATATAGTacatgtgtgtgtctctctcattctctctgtaCGATGTGTGCATGCCTCACACTCTCTGTtctgtgtttctctctctgtatagtacatgtgtgtgtgtctctcattctctctgtACGATGTGTGCATGCCTCACTCTCTCtgttctctgtttctctctctgtatagtacatgtttgtttttctctctgtatAGTATCATAGTgggtctctctctcattctctctgtaCGATGTGTGTATGCCTCGCACTCTCTGTTGTGTGTTTCTCTGTATAGTACGTGTGTGtgtctctcattctctctgtACGATGTATACATGCCTCACACTCTTTGTTCTGTGTTTCTCTTTCTGTAAAGTGCAtgtgagtttctctctctctttctctctgtacgATGTGTACATGCCTCACACTCTCTGTtctgtgtttctctctctgtatAGTGCAtgtgagtttctctctctctttctctctttatgAAGTGTACATGCCTCACACTCTCTGTtctgtgtttctctctctgtatagtacatgtgtgtgtgtgtctctcattctctctgtACGATGTGTGCATGCCTCACACTCTCTGTTCTGTGTTTCTCTGTATAGTACAtgtgtgtttctctctctgtatagtacatgtgtgtgtgtgtctctcattctctctgtACGATGTGTGCATGCCTCACACTCTCTGTTCTGTGTTTCTCTGTATAGTACATGTGTGTGTTCTCTCTCTGTatagtacatgtgtgtgtgtgtctctcattctctctgtACGATGTGTGCATGCCTCACACTCTCTGTTCTGTGTTTCTCTGTATAGTACATGTGTGTGTTCTCTCTCTGTatagtacatgtgtgtgtgtgtctctcattctctctgtACGATGTGTGCATGCCTCACACTCTCTGTTCTGTGTTTCTCTGTATAGTACATGTGTTTGTTCTCTCTCTGTatagtacatgtgtgtgtgtgtctctcattctctctgtACGATGTGTGCATGCCTCACACTCTCTGTTCTGTGTTTCTCTGTATAGTACAtgtgtgtttctctctctgtatagtacatgtgtgtgtgtgtctctcattctctctgtACGATGTGTGCATGCCTCACACTCTCTGTTCTGTGTTTCTCTGTATAGTACATGTGTGTGTTCTCTCTCTGTatagtacatgtgtgtgtgtgtctctcattctctctgtACGATGTGTGCATGCCTCACACTCTCTGTTCTGTGTTTCTCTGTATAGTACATGTGTGTGTTCTCTCTCTGTatagtacatgtgtgtgtgtgtctctcattctctctgtACGATGTGTGCATGCCTCACACTCTCTGTTCTGTGTTTCTCTGTATAGTACAtgtgtgtttctctctctgtatagtacatgtgtgtgtgtctctcattctctctgtACGATGTGTGCATGCCTCACACTCTCTGTTCTGTGTTTCTCTGTATAGTACAtgtgtgtttctctctctgtatagtacatgtgtgtgtgtgtctctcattctctctgtACGATGTGTGCATGCCTCACACTCTCTGTTCTGTGTTTCTCTGTATAGTACATGTGTGTGTTCTCTCTCTGTatagtacatgtgtgtgtgtgtctctcattctctctgtACGATGTGTGCATGCCTCACACTCTCTGTTCTGTGtttgtctctctctgtgtctatCTGAATAGTGTATGTGCCTGGCTCTGGGAGTTTCTCTGTTCTTattgtcttcctgtctctgcctgtaTCCGGGATTCTGTCTGTCTTGTTCAGGTGGTGGGTGTGCACGCCCCCCTTCTGCCCGTTCCCAGGAAGAGCTGGATGCGGGCGGGATGGTCCCAGATTGCAGAGAGACGTGCTAAGGACTTCAGTTGCTTTTCCCAGGATTTCTCTCTCTGATTAGACTTGCATAGTCTCCTCCGCCTTCTGTGCCTGGTACTCCTCAGTGATGCTAGCCAGCTCTCCCACAGTAGCAAAAtattttcctctccccatcccttctgACCTTggttcctttcctctccccctcccccctccaagacAAGCCAGGCATATAAACAGTGACAAAGGATGCTACTGGTGAACAATCACTGCTTTTCTACAGATGATTGATTTATAATGATTCAATTATGCTCAATGTGTGACTGCCCTCATTAGAAAAGGAAGATAGGCAATTTCAGAAACAACACATCCTGTGAACTCTGAAATCTTTTCTCACTGTGTGTAAGAGGGAAACAATTCCTTATTTCTCTCTCCTAGACGTTTCCAGCCCTATTCAAAGAGAGCTCAAGACATCCCCAAACATTGCTCTTGAAAGCCATAAAGCGGTGTCGACTACGTAGCGGAGAATGAAAGTGCAAAGTTCAGTTTTAAGGAGTAAAGTGAAGCGACATGACCTGGAAGTCACAGAGCCGGGCTCCCCCCCACTGCACCCCCTTTCATTATAATAAGGCGCCTGCGTCAGCAGAGCGATAGCATTGATCCAAGGGAGTGCCATTGCTGCTCCCCTCCGAGGTCAGGCCTTACCTGTGATTTCCACAATGCCCTCCTTGGTTTTGAccaccagctcctcgggggcaaAATGGTTGACGTCCAAGCTGATCTTCCAGCGGCTGGCGGTCTGCTGGATCTCCGAGATGCCGCTGCTCAGCTGGCGGCTCAGTGCCCGGCTGTAGGTGGGCCCGGCGCCGGCTGCCGCGGCGGGAGAAGTGGAGGGCACCACGTCGGTGGCCAGGTTCGGCACCGGGCGGACGTAGCCCGGCCAGCTGGTGCTTGGCCAGTGGTGCCAATCCTCTGGAATCT
It encodes:
- the HSPB1 gene encoding heat shock protein beta-1 produces the protein MSERRVPFTFLRSPSWDPFRDWYQGSRLFDQSFGLPQIPEDWHHWPSTSWPGYVRPVPNLATDVVPSTSPAAAAGAGPTYSRALSRQLSSGISEIQQTASRWKISLDVNHFAPEELVVKTKEGIVEITGKHEEKQDEHGFISRCFTRKYTLPLGVDASLVVSSLSPDGTLTVEAPLPKPAVQSTEITIPVTFESRAEIGPTEAKKPEEAAKK